In Brevibacillus brevis NBRC 100599, a single genomic region encodes these proteins:
- the dnaN gene encoding DNA polymerase III subunit beta: MHITVQREKLSNAVSHVSKAVSSRTTIPILTGIKIKTDDEGLTLTASDSDVSIEVQIPMEEAGEWGVTVHQPGSIVLTARIFSEIVRKLPSNEIDIQVDDRLATKIRSGQAEFTINGMDANEYPQLPHLEEDKVFSVPCDLLKAMIRQTVFGVSTSEMRPILTGLMWSLDQGKLRFVATDSHRLASRTAMVECPEDLSFHNVVVPGKSCNELVKILDDDQNLADIVVADNQILVKSKHILFYSRLLEGTYPDTTRIIPQGSKTEITVSTKEFLQSIERASLLSREGKSNVVKLVTMPDGTVEITSNAPEIGKVTDILMPKAMNGEELKISFNAKYMIDALRAIDSAEIKASFSGPMSPFVIRPTDHDWMLHLILPVRTY; this comes from the coding sequence ATGCATATTACCGTTCAGCGTGAAAAGCTATCGAACGCCGTATCGCATGTTAGCAAAGCAGTTTCTAGCAGAACTACGATTCCAATTTTGACCGGGATTAAAATCAAAACGGATGACGAAGGCTTGACACTAACAGCAAGCGATTCTGATGTGTCTATTGAAGTTCAGATCCCGATGGAAGAAGCCGGAGAATGGGGAGTAACCGTACATCAACCTGGTAGCATTGTGTTGACTGCACGTATTTTCAGCGAAATCGTGCGCAAGCTGCCAAGCAATGAAATCGATATTCAAGTGGATGATCGTCTCGCAACCAAAATTCGTTCCGGACAAGCTGAGTTCACCATTAACGGAATGGATGCCAACGAATATCCACAATTGCCGCATCTGGAAGAAGATAAAGTCTTCAGTGTTCCCTGTGATTTACTGAAAGCAATGATTCGCCAGACGGTTTTTGGTGTTTCCACTTCCGAAATGCGCCCGATCTTGACCGGTTTAATGTGGTCGCTTGATCAAGGCAAATTGCGTTTTGTGGCAACTGACAGCCATCGCTTAGCTAGCCGTACCGCAATGGTTGAATGCCCAGAAGATCTTTCTTTCCACAACGTGGTAGTTCCGGGTAAAAGCTGCAATGAATTGGTAAAAATATTAGATGATGACCAAAATCTCGCGGATATCGTTGTTGCGGACAACCAAATCCTAGTGAAGTCCAAGCATATCCTTTTCTATTCCCGTCTCTTGGAAGGAACCTATCCGGACACGACCAGAATTATTCCACAAGGCAGCAAAACGGAGATCACTGTGAGCACCAAGGAGTTTTTGCAATCTATCGAGCGCGCTTCCTTGCTGAGCCGCGAAGGCAAATCGAACGTAGTCAAGCTCGTTACGATGCCTGATGGAACCGTAGAAATTACGTCCAATGCACCTGAGATCGGGAAAGTAACCGACATTTTGATGCCAAAAGCAATGAATGGCGAAGAATTGAAAATTTCCTTCAACGCCAAATACATGATCGATGCGCTGCGTGCAATTGATAGCGCAGAAATCAAAGCGAGCTTCAGCGGCCCGATGAGTCCCTTTGTGATTCGTCCGACCGATCATGACTGGATGCTCCATCTGATTTTGCCGGTTCGTACGTACTAA
- the recF gene encoding DNA replication/repair protein RecF (All proteins in this family for which functions are known are DNA-binding proteins that assist the filamentation of RecA onto DNA for the initiation of recombination or recombinational repair.), whose translation MFLKNLSLTNYRNYETMSLSFDGPIQLFIGNNAQGKTNALESIYVLALAKSHRTPRDKELISWDADYATIRSDVLRRYGSVRLELQLTTKGKRAKINGMEQQKLSAYVGALNVVMFAPEDLSIVKGAPAQRRRFIDMEIGQVSPTYLYYLSNYNKVLAQRNQLLKDLAMKKSNSLEMLAIWNTQLADLAVKLLRKRFEFIRKLETWAQEIHTGITDGRERLSLHYVNSSPVTEEMTIDQAVDKMLAAYEEVRDREIMRGSTLIGPHRDDFSLKVNNMDVQTYGSQGQQRTSALSIKLAEIELIKEEVGEYPVLLLDDVLSELDEHRQTLLLETIQDRVQTFVSTTGVEGLKHQVLQQASRFYVREGKISGER comes from the coding sequence TTGTTTCTCAAGAACCTGTCGCTAACCAACTATCGCAACTACGAAACGATGTCCCTGTCGTTTGACGGCCCCATTCAGTTATTTATTGGCAACAACGCTCAAGGGAAAACGAATGCTCTCGAATCGATCTATGTTTTGGCACTCGCCAAATCCCACCGAACGCCTCGTGACAAGGAGCTCATTTCCTGGGATGCCGATTATGCCACGATCCGTAGCGATGTTCTTCGTCGCTACGGTTCTGTTCGTTTAGAGCTGCAGTTGACAACCAAGGGAAAGCGGGCCAAAATCAACGGAATGGAACAGCAGAAGCTGAGCGCCTATGTGGGGGCATTGAATGTCGTCATGTTTGCACCCGAGGATCTTTCCATTGTCAAAGGCGCACCTGCCCAGCGCAGACGCTTCATCGATATGGAAATCGGTCAGGTTTCACCTACGTATCTTTATTATTTGAGCAATTACAACAAAGTGCTGGCCCAGCGAAATCAGCTTTTAAAGGATTTGGCCATGAAAAAAAGTAACTCGCTGGAAATGCTGGCAATTTGGAATACCCAATTAGCCGATTTAGCGGTAAAATTGTTACGGAAGCGTTTTGAGTTCATTCGGAAGCTGGAGACGTGGGCACAGGAAATCCACACCGGCATCACCGATGGCAGGGAAAGACTTTCTTTGCATTACGTTAACTCATCGCCCGTTACAGAAGAGATGACGATAGATCAGGCTGTAGATAAAATGCTTGCTGCCTACGAAGAGGTTCGCGACCGGGAAATCATGCGGGGGAGCACCCTTATTGGGCCACACCGTGATGATTTTTCACTTAAAGTGAACAACATGGATGTGCAAACGTATGGTTCCCAGGGACAGCAACGCACCAGTGCGCTGTCCATTAAATTGGCCGAAATTGAGCTGATTAAAGAAGAAGTGGGAGAATACCCCGTTCTGTTGTTGGATGATGTCTTGTCAGAGTTGGATGAACATCGGCAAACATTGCTGCTCGAAACGATTCAGGATCGAGTACAGACGTTTGTAAGTACTACAGGTGTGGAAGGCTTAAAGCATCAGGTTCTCCAGCAAGCCTCTCGTTTTTACGTGAGGGAAGGGAAAATCTCCGGAGAAAGGTAG
- the remB gene encoding extracellular matrix regulator RemB, whose product MFIHIGGDTVVSTKEVISILDHQTVKSSKINKAFLLEKSKTVVDHSEEETKSYVITQNAIYCSPISSLTLKRRAQFVDSLDQFPFVQAEVEELTE is encoded by the coding sequence ATGTTTATTCACATTGGTGGAGATACTGTGGTGAGCACGAAGGAAGTTATTTCCATCCTCGATCATCAGACTGTGAAATCCTCAAAAATCAATAAAGCGTTCTTACTCGAAAAAAGTAAGACAGTTGTTGACCATAGCGAGGAAGAAACGAAGTCTTATGTAATCACCCAGAATGCCATTTACTGTTCACCTATTTCTTCTCTGACGCTGAAGCGACGCGCTCAGTTCGTGGACAGCTTGGATCAGTTTCCCTTTGTACAAGCTGAAGTGGAGGAGTTGACAGAGTAG
- the yaaA gene encoding S4 domain-containing protein YaaA, protein MREVSISTDYIALGQFLKLAEIIDTGGMAKAFLAEVPIQINGELDNRRGRKLYPGDEVAIEGYGRYQVVRP, encoded by the coding sequence ATGCGTGAGGTTTCCATTAGCACAGACTATATTGCTCTCGGCCAATTTTTGAAGCTGGCTGAAATCATTGACACGGGGGGAATGGCCAAAGCTTTTTTGGCTGAGGTTCCGATCCAAATTAATGGAGAGCTGGACAACAGACGTGGACGCAAGCTATATCCTGGCGATGAAGTGGCGATTGAAGGCTATGGTCGCTATCAAGTGGTACGCCCCTGA
- the dnaA gene encoding chromosomal replication initiator protein DnaA — protein MAQREGFWLDAAISELWRKVLAKIEKSLSKPSFDTWLKATKATTLEEDALIVVAPNDFARDWLETRYAQLITDTLYEVTGINMKVKFVALQNPDAAFADEQPVPRVKMSEPPTVADDQPPSILNPKYTFDTFVIGSGNRFAHAASLAVAEAPAKAYNPLFIYGGVGLGKTHLMHAIGHYVIQHNPSAKVVYLSSEKFTNEFINSIRDNKAVEFRNKYRSVDVLLIDDIQFLAGKESTQEEFFHTFNALHEESKQIIISSDRPPKEIPTLEDRLRSRFEWGLITDIQPPDLETRIAILRKKAKAENLDIPNEVMAYIANQIDSNIRELEGALIRVVAYSSLINRDIDTQLAAEALKDIIPSSRPRVITIIDIQRTVGEAFSLKLEDFKAKKRTKTVAFPRQIAMYLSRELTDASLPKIGDEFGGRDHTTVIHAHEKISRALANDPHMQTTIQSLIEKLKANH, from the coding sequence ATGGCCCAGAGGGAGGGATTCTGGTTGGATGCAGCGATTAGCGAACTATGGCGCAAAGTACTCGCCAAGATAGAAAAATCGCTAAGCAAACCCAGTTTTGATACCTGGCTGAAGGCGACAAAGGCAACTACATTAGAAGAGGATGCACTGATCGTCGTCGCACCAAACGACTTTGCTCGTGATTGGCTAGAAACCAGGTACGCACAACTGATTACCGATACACTATATGAAGTGACGGGTATCAATATGAAAGTAAAGTTCGTCGCGCTGCAAAATCCTGATGCGGCTTTTGCTGACGAACAACCTGTCCCACGGGTGAAAATGAGTGAACCGCCAACAGTAGCGGATGACCAGCCACCCAGCATCTTAAATCCCAAATACACCTTTGACACGTTCGTCATCGGCTCAGGGAATCGATTCGCTCACGCCGCATCGCTTGCGGTTGCTGAAGCTCCTGCAAAAGCTTACAATCCCCTCTTCATTTACGGAGGAGTCGGACTTGGCAAAACCCACTTAATGCATGCAATTGGCCATTATGTCATTCAGCACAACCCATCGGCGAAAGTGGTCTATTTGTCGTCTGAGAAATTCACCAATGAATTCATCAACTCTATTCGTGACAACAAAGCCGTCGAATTCCGCAATAAATACCGGAGTGTTGACGTTCTTTTAATTGATGACATTCAGTTTTTGGCAGGCAAAGAATCGACACAAGAAGAGTTTTTCCATACGTTCAATGCCTTGCATGAAGAAAGCAAACAAATCATCATCTCCTCCGATCGGCCTCCTAAGGAGATCCCGACACTGGAGGATCGCCTCCGCTCACGCTTCGAATGGGGACTGATTACTGATATTCAGCCGCCAGACCTCGAAACGCGGATTGCGATTTTGCGCAAAAAGGCGAAAGCAGAAAATCTTGATATCCCTAATGAGGTAATGGCATACATCGCCAACCAGATCGACAGCAACATCCGCGAGTTGGAAGGCGCATTGATTCGTGTTGTTGCCTACTCCTCCTTGATTAATCGCGATATCGACACGCAGCTGGCAGCGGAAGCACTGAAAGACATTATCCCTTCCTCCCGCCCACGCGTGATTACCATTATTGACATCCAACGAACGGTCGGAGAAGCGTTCAGCCTGAAACTAGAAGATTTCAAGGCGAAAAAACGGACAAAAACCGTTGCTTTCCCCCGTCAGATTGCGATGTATCTCTCCAGAGAGCTGACGGATGCCTCCTTGCCGAAAATCGGTGATGAATTTGGTGGTCGTGACCATACGACAGTCATCCATGCCCATGAGAAAATCTCTCGTGCGCTGGCAAATGACCCTCATATGCAAACAACCATTCAGTCGCTCATTGAAAAGTTAAAAGCAAACCATTGA
- the gyrB gene encoding DNA topoisomerase (ATP-hydrolyzing) subunit B, which translates to MDQVTTKDTNYDASQIQVLEGLEAVRKRPGMYIGSTSSRGLHHLVWEIVDNAIDEALAGYCDEILVVIHPDNSVSVTDNGRGIPTGIHEKTGKSTVETVLTVLHAGGKFGGGGYKVSGGLHGVGSSVVNALSEWMEVEVKQNNQVYYMRFKVGAPDADLAVVGETEETGTKVTFKPDPTIFTETTVFEYEILQKRIRELAFLNKGLRITLKDTRPDHEKEESFHYEGGIIQFVEYLNKNREALHDDVIYCEGEKEGLVVEVALQYNDTYVSNIYSFANNINTHEGGTHETGFKTALTRVINDYSRKFNFLKEKDPNLSGDDVREGITAIISVKIQEPQFEGQTKTKLGNSEARSITESVFGDRFNTFMEENPGVAKKVVEKALMASRAREAARKAREMTRRKSALEVSALPGKLADCSSKDASESELFIVEGDSAGGSAKMGRDRHFQAILPLRGKVLNVEKARLDKILGNNEIRAIITALGTGVGEDFDITKARYHKVVIMTDADVDGSHIRTLLLTFFFRYMKQLIEAGYIYIAQPPLYSIKQGKTLHYAYNDKQRDEVLATLKAQPKPNVQRYKGLGEMNADQLWETTMDPEVRTLLQVDLEDAMDADMVFETLMGDEVEPRREFIEQYAANVRDLDI; encoded by the coding sequence GTGGATCAAGTGACGACGAAAGATACAAACTACGATGCGAGTCAGATTCAGGTACTGGAAGGGTTAGAGGCAGTTCGGAAACGTCCCGGCATGTACATCGGGTCGACCAGCAGCCGGGGTTTGCATCACCTGGTATGGGAGATTGTCGACAATGCCATTGATGAGGCGCTGGCCGGTTATTGCGACGAGATCTTGGTGGTCATTCATCCAGACAACTCCGTATCTGTAACCGATAACGGTCGAGGAATCCCGACTGGCATTCATGAAAAGACCGGGAAGTCCACTGTTGAAACCGTTTTGACTGTATTGCACGCGGGTGGTAAATTCGGCGGTGGCGGATACAAAGTGTCCGGCGGTCTTCACGGGGTAGGTAGCTCGGTAGTGAACGCACTATCCGAATGGATGGAAGTCGAGGTTAAACAAAATAACCAGGTATACTACATGCGCTTTAAAGTAGGCGCCCCGGATGCCGATCTTGCTGTTGTGGGCGAGACCGAAGAGACGGGAACAAAGGTTACCTTCAAGCCCGACCCGACTATTTTTACCGAAACAACGGTATTTGAATACGAGATTTTGCAAAAACGTATTCGCGAGCTGGCGTTCCTTAACAAAGGATTACGCATCACACTGAAGGATACGCGTCCAGATCATGAGAAGGAAGAGTCCTTCCACTACGAGGGCGGTATCATCCAGTTCGTAGAATACTTGAATAAAAACCGGGAAGCCCTGCATGATGATGTGATTTATTGCGAAGGGGAAAAAGAAGGTCTTGTCGTGGAGGTTGCCCTTCAGTACAACGACACCTATGTGAGCAACATCTACTCTTTTGCCAATAACATCAACACGCATGAGGGTGGTACTCACGAAACCGGATTTAAAACGGCTCTTACGCGTGTTATCAACGACTATAGCCGCAAGTTTAACTTCCTGAAGGAAAAGGATCCGAATCTTTCCGGGGACGATGTGCGTGAAGGCATTACCGCGATTATCTCCGTAAAAATTCAAGAGCCTCAGTTCGAAGGACAAACAAAAACGAAGCTGGGCAACTCGGAAGCGCGTAGCATTACCGAGTCTGTCTTCGGTGACCGTTTTAACACCTTCATGGAAGAAAATCCGGGTGTAGCCAAAAAAGTTGTGGAAAAAGCGCTCATGGCATCTCGTGCCCGTGAGGCAGCTCGTAAAGCGCGTGAAATGACTCGTCGTAAGAGTGCGCTGGAAGTAAGTGCTTTGCCGGGTAAACTGGCGGACTGCTCTTCCAAGGACGCATCCGAATCTGAACTGTTCATTGTAGAGGGTGACTCTGCGGGCGGTTCTGCGAAGATGGGACGCGATCGTCATTTCCAAGCTATTCTTCCTCTTCGCGGGAAGGTATTGAACGTAGAAAAAGCACGTCTGGACAAAATTCTCGGCAACAACGAGATCCGTGCCATTATTACGGCTTTGGGAACGGGTGTTGGCGAAGACTTTGATATTACAAAGGCACGCTACCACAAAGTCGTTATTATGACGGATGCCGACGTCGACGGATCGCATATTCGTACGCTTCTACTGACGTTCTTCTTCCGCTACATGAAACAATTGATTGAAGCGGGGTATATTTATATTGCGCAGCCGCCTCTCTACAGCATTAAGCAAGGGAAGACGTTGCATTATGCTTATAACGACAAGCAGCGTGATGAGGTTCTCGCTACCTTGAAGGCTCAACCGAAGCCGAACGTTCAACGCTATAAAGGACTTGGCGAGATGAACGCGGATCAATTGTGGGAGACTACAATGGACCCAGAAGTCCGTACGTTGCTTCAGGTAGATCTTGAAGATGCTATGGATGCCGATATGGTGTTTGAGACGCTGATGGGTGACGAAGTAGAGCCTCGCAGGGAGTTTATTGAGCAATACGCGGCAAATGTACGCGATCTAGATATTTAA